One window of Aquipuribacter sp. SD81 genomic DNA carries:
- a CDS encoding SAV_6107 family HEPN domain-containing protein, producing the protein MTGPTSRVLEVREAEIALVAVPGAAAVALLDRAREGLQAAAVELDAGARWTGAHLAALRAATAVLAVRGRPGPARSRPRSVWQVLPRLAPELTEWAQYLGTLGGPAGAHQPGHDPARHHARHDARQADDLLRDAEQFLRAVSRCLGLPWRPVLPDVVPGSR; encoded by the coding sequence ATGACGGGGCCGACCTCCCGGGTGCTCGAGGTCCGTGAGGCCGAGATCGCGCTCGTGGCCGTGCCGGGCGCCGCCGCGGTCGCGCTGCTCGACCGCGCCCGCGAGGGGCTGCAGGCGGCGGCCGTCGAGCTCGACGCCGGTGCCCGCTGGACCGGGGCGCACCTGGCGGCGCTGCGGGCGGCCACCGCCGTGCTCGCCGTCCGCGGCCGGCCCGGTCCCGCCCGCTCCCGGCCGCGCAGCGTGTGGCAGGTCCTGCCGCGCCTCGCCCCGGAGCTCACCGAGTGGGCGCAGTACCTCGGCACGCTCGGCGGGCCGGCCGGCGCCCATCAGCCCGGCCACGACCCCGCCCGCCACCACGCGCGCCACGACGCGCGCCAGGCCGACGACCTGCTCCGCGACGCCGAGCAGTTCCTGCGCGCCGTCAGCCGGTGCCTCGGGCTGCCGTGGCGCCCCGTCCTGCCGGACGTCGTGCCCGGCTCGCGCTGA
- a CDS encoding DUF6504 family protein codes for MRRYDEQVQVRVVDPGDGSPARPDAFIWRDRLHVVTTVLADWLEREAWWEVDVRRGEPLPYERRVWRVEAGPGRWAGTAVYDIARVVPLDRLVLAGAGAAAAGGAGHDPGRGAAPVRPAGEGEWWLLCRLD; via the coding sequence GTGCGCCGCTACGACGAGCAGGTCCAGGTGAGGGTCGTCGACCCCGGTGACGGGTCGCCCGCGAGGCCGGACGCCTTCATCTGGCGCGACCGCCTCCACGTCGTCACCACCGTCCTCGCCGACTGGCTGGAGCGGGAGGCGTGGTGGGAGGTCGACGTCCGCCGTGGCGAGCCGCTGCCCTACGAACGGAGGGTCTGGCGGGTCGAGGCCGGTCCCGGTCGCTGGGCGGGCACGGCCGTGTACGACATCGCCCGCGTCGTGCCGCTCGACCGGCTGGTGCTCGCCGGTGCGGGTGCCGCGGCCGCGGGTGGTGCGGGGCACGACCCGGGCCGCGGGGCGGCCCCCGTCCGGCCCGCCGGCGAGGGGGAGTGGTGGCTGCTGTGCCGGTTGGACTGA